The proteins below come from a single Kosakonia sp. SMBL-WEM22 genomic window:
- the wcaK gene encoding colanic acid biosynthesis pyruvyl transferase WcaK, producing MKLLILGNHTCGNRGDSAILRGLLDAIARLNPDAEVDVMSRFPVSSSWLLNRPVMGDPLYSQMKAHNNAAGLMGRVKKVLRRRYQHQVLLSRVTDTGKLRNIAIAQGFTDFVRRLADYDAIIQVGGSFFVDLYGVPQFEHALCTFMAKKPLFMIGHSVGPFQNDDFNKLANYVFGHCDALILREHVSLNLMKQSGITTDKVEQGVDTAWLVDHHQEDFTASYAVQHWLDLAAKEKTVAITLRELAPFDKRLGTTQQAYEKAFADVVNRVIDAGYQVVALSTCTGIDSYNKDDRMVALNLRQHIQDPSRYHVVMDELNDLEMGKILAACDLTIGTRLHSAIISMNFGTPAIAINYEHKSAGIMQQLGMPEMAVDIRHLLDGSLASMAADTLGQLPAINARLATAVAAEREQGIKMVQSVLERVQGVK from the coding sequence ATGAAATTATTGATCCTTGGCAATCACACATGCGGCAACCGTGGTGACAGCGCAATTTTACGTGGATTGTTGGACGCTATTGCCCGCCTGAACCCTGATGCGGAAGTGGATGTAATGAGCCGCTTCCCGGTGAGCTCCTCCTGGTTACTCAATCGCCCGGTGATGGGCGACCCGCTCTATAGCCAGATGAAAGCGCACAACAACGCCGCTGGCCTGATGGGGCGCGTGAAGAAGGTGCTGCGCCGTCGCTACCAGCACCAGGTGCTGCTCTCCCGCGTGACCGATACCGGCAAGCTGCGCAATATCGCCATCGCTCAAGGGTTTACCGATTTTGTCCGCCGTCTGGCTGATTACGATGCGATTATCCAGGTCGGCGGCTCCTTCTTTGTCGATCTCTATGGCGTGCCGCAGTTTGAGCATGCGCTCTGCACTTTTATGGCGAAAAAACCGCTCTTTATGATCGGACATAGTGTCGGGCCGTTCCAGAATGACGACTTCAATAAGCTGGCGAACTACGTCTTCGGCCATTGCGATGCGCTGATCCTGCGCGAGCATGTCAGCCTCAATCTGATGAAGCAGAGCGGCATTACCACCGATAAAGTGGAGCAGGGCGTTGATACCGCCTGGCTGGTGGATCACCATCAGGAAGATTTCACCGCCAGCTATGCGGTGCAGCACTGGCTGGACCTGGCGGCAAAAGAGAAGACCGTTGCCATTACCCTGCGTGAACTGGCGCCGTTTGATAAGCGCCTTGGCACCACCCAGCAGGCGTATGAAAAGGCCTTTGCCGATGTCGTCAACCGCGTCATTGATGCCGGGTACCAGGTGGTTGCGCTCTCTACCTGTACCGGGATCGACAGCTACAACAAAGATGACCGCATGGTAGCGCTCAACCTGCGCCAGCACATTCAGGATCCGTCCCGTTACCATGTGGTGATGGATGAGCTCAACGATCTGGAGATGGGCAAAATTCTTGCGGCATGCGATTTAACCATTGGCACGCGGCTGCACTCGGCGATCATCTCCATGAACTTTGGCACGCCGGCGATTGCCATTAACTACGAACACAAGTCGGCCGGCATCATGCAGCAGCTCGGCATGCCCGAGATGGCGGTGGATATTCGCCATCTGCTTGACGGTTCGCTGGCGTCAATGGCGGCAGATACGCTGGGTCAACTGCCGGCGATCAACGCACGTCTGGCAACGGCGGTGGCGGCCGAGCGCGAGCAGGGCATTAAGATGGTGCAGTCGGTGCTCGAGCGCGTGCAGGGGGTGAAATGA
- the cpsB gene encoding mannose-1-phosphate guanyltransferase, translating to MSQTQLYPVVMAGGSGSRLWPLSRVLYPKQFLCLKGDLTMLQTTVCRLNGVECESPVVICNEQHRFIVAEQLRQLNKLTENIILEPAGRNTAPAIALAALAVKRHNPDSDPLMLVLAADHVIQDEEAFRTSVRNAMPYAEAGKLVTFGIVPDMPETGYGYIRRGEVSPGQVDAVAFEVAQFVEKPNLETAQGYVASGEYYWNSGMFLFSAGRYLEELKKYRPDILEACEKAMDATDPDMDFIRVDEEAFLACPEESIDYAVMERTADAVVVPMDAGWSDVGSWSSLWEISQHTPEGNVHHGDVISHKTENSYVYAESGLVTTVGVKDLVVVQTKDAVLIADRNAVQDVKKVVEKIKAEGRHEHHIHREVYRPWGKYDSIDAGDRYQVKRITVKPGEGLSVQMHHHRAEHWVVVAGTAKVTIDDEVKLLGENESIYIPLGARHCLENPGKIPLDLIEVRSGSYLEEDDIVRFADRYGRI from the coding sequence ATGAGTCAAACGCAACTCTATCCGGTCGTGATGGCCGGGGGCTCCGGTAGCCGTCTGTGGCCACTTTCCCGCGTGCTTTACCCTAAACAGTTTCTCTGCCTGAAGGGCGATCTCACCATGCTGCAGACCACCGTCTGCCGCCTGAACGGCGTCGAGTGCGAAAGCCCGGTGGTGATTTGTAACGAGCAGCACCGTTTTATCGTTGCAGAACAGCTGCGTCAGCTTAATAAGCTGACCGAGAACATCATTCTTGAGCCGGCAGGCCGCAACACCGCACCGGCAATTGCGCTAGCGGCGCTGGCGGTCAAACGCCACAACCCGGATAGCGATCCGCTGATGCTGGTGCTGGCCGCCGACCACGTTATCCAGGATGAAGAGGCGTTCCGCACTTCAGTACGCAATGCGATGCCTTATGCCGAGGCGGGGAAACTGGTCACCTTCGGCATCGTGCCGGATATGCCCGAAACCGGTTACGGCTACATCCGCCGCGGCGAAGTGAGCCCAGGCCAGGTCGATGCGGTAGCGTTTGAAGTGGCGCAGTTTGTTGAAAAACCGAATCTGGAAACCGCGCAGGGGTATGTCGCCAGCGGCGAATACTACTGGAACAGCGGCATGTTCCTCTTCAGCGCCGGTCGCTACCTGGAAGAGCTGAAAAAATATCGCCCGGACATCCTCGAAGCCTGTGAGAAAGCGATGGATGCTACCGATCCGGATATGGACTTTATCCGCGTCGATGAAGAGGCGTTCCTCGCCTGCCCGGAAGAGTCTATCGACTACGCGGTGATGGAGCGTACAGCCGATGCGGTGGTGGTGCCGATGGACGCAGGCTGGAGCGATGTTGGCTCCTGGTCCTCCTTGTGGGAGATCAGCCAGCACACACCGGAAGGCAACGTACACCACGGTGATGTGATCAGCCACAAAACCGAAAACAGCTACGTCTATGCCGAATCCGGTCTTGTGACCACTGTTGGTGTGAAAGATCTGGTGGTGGTGCAGACCAAAGATGCCGTGCTGATCGCTGACCGTAACGCGGTGCAGGATGTGAAAAAGGTGGTCGAGAAGATCAAAGCCGAAGGGCGTCATGAGCACCATATTCACCGCGAAGTTTACCGCCCTTGGGGCAAATATGACTCCATCGATGCAGGGGATCGCTATCAGGTAAAACGCATCACCGTGAAACCGGGCGAGGGGCTGTCGGTGCAGATGCATCACCATCGCGCGGAGCACTGGGTGGTGGTTGCCGGTACGGCGAAAGTCACCATTGATGATGAAGTCAAACTGCTGGGCGAAAACGAATCTATCTACATTCCGCTCGGCGCACGCCACTGCCTGGAAAACCCGGGCAAAATTCCTCTCGATCTGATTGAGGTACGCTCCGGCTCGTACCTGGAAGAGGATGACATTGTGCGCTTCGCCGATCGTTACGGGCGTATTTAA
- the wzxC gene encoding colanic acid undecaprenyl disphosphate flippase WzxC, which yields MSLREKTISGAKWSAMATLTIIGLGLVQMTVLARIIDNHQFGLLTVSLVIIALADTLSDFGIANSIIQRKEISHLELTTLYWLNVGLGIVVCIAVFSLSNLIADVLNNPDLAPLIKTLSVAFVVIPHGQQFRALMQKELEFNKIGAIETLSVMAGFSFTVISAFFWPLAMTAILGYLVNSAVRTLLFGYFGRKIYRPGLHFSLASVSSNLRFGAWLTADSIINYVNTNLSTLVLARILGASVAGGYNLAYNVAVVPPMKLNPIITRVLFPAFAKIQDDTEKLRLNFYKLLSVVGIINFPILLGLMVVSNNFVPLVFGEKWNSIIPILQLLCIVGLLRAVGNPIGSLLMAKARVDISFKFNVFKTFLFIPAIIIGGHLAGALGVTLGFLLVQIINTILSYFVMIKPVLGSSYRQYILSLWLPFYLSLPTLVVSYGLGLALNGHLPLAAMLAMQVAAGAIAFAVMLVLSRNALVVEMKRQFCRNEKLKTLLRAG from the coding sequence ATGAGCCTGAGAGAAAAAACCATCAGCGGAGCAAAGTGGTCAGCAATGGCCACGCTGACCATTATCGGTCTGGGGCTGGTGCAGATGACGGTGCTGGCGCGCATTATCGATAACCACCAGTTCGGTCTGCTGACCGTCTCGCTGGTGATTATCGCGCTGGCCGATACGCTGTCAGATTTTGGTATCGCTAACTCGATTATTCAGCGCAAAGAGATCAGCCACCTCGAGCTGACCACCCTCTACTGGCTCAATGTCGGGCTGGGGATTGTGGTCTGCATCGCGGTCTTCTCATTGAGTAATCTGATTGCCGATGTGCTGAATAACCCGGATCTGGCTCCGCTTATCAAAACCCTGTCGGTCGCCTTTGTGGTGATCCCGCACGGGCAGCAGTTCCGCGCGCTGATGCAAAAAGAGCTGGAGTTCAACAAGATTGGCGCGATTGAAACTCTGTCAGTGATGGCGGGGTTCAGCTTTACGGTGATCAGCGCCTTCTTCTGGCCGCTGGCAATGACCGCGATCCTCGGTTATCTGGTTAATAGCGCCGTGCGTACGCTGCTGTTCGGCTACTTTGGCCGCAAGATCTACCGCCCTGGTCTGCACTTCTCCCTTGCCTCCGTCAGCTCCAATCTGCGCTTTGGCGCATGGCTGACCGCAGACAGCATCATCAACTACGTCAATACTAACCTCTCCACGCTGGTGCTGGCGCGTATCCTCGGCGCAAGCGTCGCCGGGGGCTACAACCTGGCCTACAACGTGGCGGTCGTGCCGCCGATGAAGCTCAACCCGATCATTACCCGCGTGCTCTTCCCGGCGTTCGCCAAGATCCAGGATGACACCGAAAAGCTGCGCCTGAACTTCTACAAGCTGCTGTCAGTGGTGGGGATCATCAACTTCCCAATCCTGCTCGGGCTAATGGTGGTATCGAATAACTTTGTGCCGCTGGTGTTTGGCGAGAAGTGGAACAGCATCATTCCGATCCTGCAACTGCTGTGCATCGTTGGCCTGCTGCGTGCGGTCGGTAACCCGATCGGCTCGCTGTTGATGGCGAAAGCGCGTGTCGATATCAGCTTCAAATTCAACGTCTTTAAAACGTTTCTCTTTATTCCGGCGATTATCATTGGCGGCCATCTGGCCGGTGCGCTGGGGGTGACGCTTGGCTTCCTTCTGGTGCAGATTATCAACACCATCCTGAGCTACTTCGTAATGATTAAACCGGTGCTCGGCTCAAGTTATCGGCAGTACATCCTCAGCCTGTGGCTGCCGTTCTACCTGTCGCTGCCGACGCTGGTGGTCAGCTATGGCCTCGGTCTTGCGCTGAATGGCCATCTGCCGCTCGCCGCCATGCTGGCGATGCAGGTTGCTGCGGGTGCCATCGCCTTTGCCGTGATGCTGGTTTTGTCGCGTAACGCGCTGGTGGTAGAGATGAAGCGTCAGTTTTGCCGCAACGAGAAATTGAAAACACTGCTTCGCGCAGGATAA
- the wcaL gene encoding colanic acid biosynthesis glycosyltransferase WcaL, translated as MKVGFFLLKFPLSSETFVLNQIVAFINMGFEVEIVALHKGDMNNTHAAYTEYKLAEKTHWLLAEPEGKLAKLGYRGQAIARGMFKPSTWKALNLSRYGDEARNLILPAICGLAPQTFTADVFIAHFGPAGVTAAKLRELGVLKGKIATVFHGIDISHRDVLTHYTPEYQQLFQRGDLMLPISDLWAGRLLTMGCPQNKIAVSRMGVDMARFSLRDVKSPGHPLQIISVARLTEKKGLHVAIEACRLLKARGVDFKYRILGIGPWERRLRTLIEQFQLEDVIEMPGFKPSHEVKALLDEADLFLLPSITGTDGDMEGIPVALMEAMAVGIPVVSTVHSGIPELIDAGRSGWLVPENDAEALAERLAAFAQMASDEVMPVVTRAREKVETDFNQTIINQQLASLLQTL; from the coding sequence ATGAAAGTCGGCTTCTTTTTGCTGAAATTTCCCCTCTCGTCCGAAACGTTTGTCCTCAACCAGATAGTTGCCTTTATCAATATGGGATTTGAGGTTGAGATCGTCGCCCTGCACAAGGGCGATATGAACAATACTCACGCCGCTTACACTGAATATAAGCTGGCAGAGAAGACGCACTGGCTGCTGGCAGAGCCGGAAGGGAAGCTGGCGAAGCTGGGTTATCGCGGGCAGGCCATCGCCCGCGGCATGTTTAAGCCCTCTACCTGGAAAGCGCTCAACCTCTCCCGTTACGGAGATGAGGCGCGCAACCTGATCCTGCCCGCGATTTGCGGCCTCGCGCCGCAAACCTTTACGGCAGATGTCTTTATTGCCCACTTTGGCCCGGCGGGTGTCACCGCCGCAAAACTGCGCGAGCTTGGCGTGCTGAAGGGCAAGATCGCCACCGTTTTCCACGGGATCGATATCTCACACCGCGACGTGCTCACCCACTACACCCCGGAGTATCAGCAGCTCTTTCAGCGCGGCGATTTGATGCTGCCGATAAGCGATCTTTGGGCCGGGCGGCTGCTCACGATGGGCTGCCCGCAGAATAAGATTGCCGTCTCGCGCATGGGCGTCGATATGGCGCGCTTCAGCCTGCGTGACGTGAAATCGCCAGGCCATCCGCTGCAAATCATCTCTGTTGCACGTTTAACAGAGAAAAAGGGGCTGCATGTCGCCATTGAAGCCTGCCGCTTGCTGAAAGCGCGCGGCGTGGACTTCAAATACCGCATTCTGGGCATCGGCCCCTGGGAGCGCCGTTTGCGCACTCTCATTGAGCAGTTCCAGCTTGAGGATGTGATTGAGATGCCTGGCTTTAAGCCGAGCCATGAAGTAAAAGCGCTGCTTGATGAAGCGGATCTCTTTTTACTCCCTTCTATTACCGGCACCGATGGCGATATGGAAGGTATTCCGGTTGCGCTGATGGAGGCGATGGCAGTGGGCATTCCCGTCGTCTCGACCGTCCACAGCGGTATTCCTGAACTGATCGATGCCGGACGCTCCGGCTGGTTAGTGCCAGAAAATGACGCCGAAGCGCTGGCTGAACGGCTGGCGGCCTTTGCCCAGATGGCAAGCGACGAGGTTATGCCAGTGGTAACCCGCGCCCGGGAGAAAGTGGAAACGGACTTTAATCAAACGATTATCAACCAGCAACTGGCCAGTCTGCTGCAAACGCTTTGA
- the wcaI gene encoding colanic acid biosynthesis fucosyltransferase WcaI: MKILVYGINYSPELTGIGKYTGEMVEWMARQGHDVRIITAPPYYPEWKVGHPYSAWRWRKEQGAATVWRCPLYVPKQPSTIKRLLHLGSFAVSSFFPLMAQRSWKPDRIIGVVPTLFCTPGMRLLAKMSGARTLLHIQDYEVDAMLGLGMAGKGKGGLVAKLAAAFERSNLHNVDNVSTISRSMMNKAREKGVSADKIIFFPNWSEVARFRDVDAASVAQLRRDLGLPDDKKIILYSGNIGEKQGLENVIEAAARLKGHPWLFAIVGQGGGKARLEKMVSERGLDNVKFFPLQPYEALPALLTLGDCHLVIQKRGAADAVLPSKLTNILAVGGNAVITAEESTELGQLCLNEPGIAVCVEPESVDALTSGIERALALPTNNTVAREYAERTLEKENVLSQFIADISPEKSATPAAAHDGAAHEARLNFDGNGDKS; this comes from the coding sequence ATGAAAATCCTGGTTTATGGCATCAACTACTCGCCGGAGCTGACCGGGATCGGTAAGTACACCGGCGAAATGGTGGAGTGGATGGCCCGTCAGGGCCATGACGTTCGCATCATCACTGCGCCGCCGTATTACCCGGAGTGGAAAGTCGGGCACCCTTACAGTGCCTGGCGCTGGCGTAAAGAGCAGGGAGCCGCCACGGTGTGGCGCTGCCCGCTCTATGTGCCAAAGCAGCCGTCGACCATCAAGCGTCTGCTGCACTTAGGCAGCTTTGCCGTCAGCAGCTTTTTCCCGCTGATGGCCCAGCGCAGCTGGAAGCCGGATCGCATCATCGGCGTGGTGCCGACGCTGTTTTGCACGCCGGGCATGCGCCTGCTGGCAAAAATGAGCGGCGCCCGCACGCTGTTGCACATTCAGGATTATGAAGTGGACGCCATGCTTGGGTTAGGCATGGCGGGCAAAGGTAAAGGCGGCCTGGTGGCAAAACTGGCGGCCGCATTTGAACGCAGCAATCTGCACAACGTTGACAACGTCTCCACCATTTCGCGCTCGATGATGAACAAAGCGCGTGAGAAGGGCGTGTCAGCCGACAAGATTATCTTCTTCCCGAACTGGTCCGAAGTGGCGCGTTTTCGTGATGTCGACGCGGCAAGCGTTGCGCAGTTACGCCGCGACCTCGGTCTGCCGGATGACAAAAAAATCATTCTTTACTCCGGCAACATCGGTGAGAAGCAGGGGTTAGAAAATGTGATCGAAGCCGCTGCACGACTGAAGGGCCATCCGTGGCTGTTCGCTATCGTTGGGCAGGGTGGGGGCAAAGCGCGGCTGGAGAAGATGGTCAGCGAGCGCGGCCTCGACAACGTGAAATTCTTCCCGTTGCAGCCTTATGAAGCGCTGCCGGCGCTGCTCACGCTCGGCGATTGCCACTTGGTTATCCAGAAGCGCGGCGCGGCGGATGCGGTATTGCCCTCCAAGCTGACCAACATTCTGGCAGTGGGCGGCAATGCGGTGATCACCGCCGAAGAGAGTACCGAACTTGGCCAGCTCTGCCTGAATGAGCCTGGTATTGCGGTCTGCGTCGAGCCGGAATCGGTTGATGCGCTGACCTCGGGCATTGAACGCGCGTTAGCGCTGCCCACAAACAACACGGTGGCACGTGAATATGCCGAACGCACGCTCGAAAAAGAGAACGTGTTAAGCCAGTTTATTGCAGATATCAGCCCGGAGAAATCCGCGACGCCCGCAGCCGCCCATGATGGCGCGGCGCATGAGGCGCGCCTCAATTTCGACGGCAATGGGGATAAATCATGA
- a CDS encoding GDP-mannose mannosyl hydrolase — translation MFLSQEDFATVVRSTPLISIDLIVENSRGEFLLGKRTNRPAQGYWFVPGGRVQKDEPLAAAFERLTQAELGLRLPMSAGEFYGVWQHFYDDNFSGPDFTTHYIVLGFRLRVDEETLALPTEQHDDYRWVSPEALIADPLVHDNSRAYFLDAQGVPGL, via the coding sequence ATGTTTTTAAGTCAGGAAGATTTTGCCACGGTGGTGCGTTCCACCCCGCTGATCTCCATCGATCTGATCGTGGAGAATTCACGCGGCGAGTTTTTGCTCGGCAAACGCACTAACCGTCCGGCCCAGGGATACTGGTTCGTGCCGGGCGGACGCGTGCAAAAGGACGAGCCGCTGGCAGCCGCTTTCGAGCGGCTGACGCAGGCGGAACTGGGACTGCGCCTGCCGATGTCGGCAGGTGAGTTTTACGGCGTCTGGCAGCACTTCTATGACGATAACTTCTCCGGCCCCGATTTTACGACCCACTACATCGTGCTCGGCTTTCGTCTGCGCGTGGACGAGGAGACCCTCGCTCTGCCAACGGAGCAGCACGATGACTATCGCTGGGTTTCGCCGGAGGCGTTGATTGCCGACCCGCTGGTGCATGACAACAGCCGCGCCTATTTCCTCGACGCGCAGGGAGTACCGGGCTTATGA
- the wcaJ gene encoding undecaprenyl-phosphate glucose phosphotransferase, with amino-acid sequence MTNLKKRDRAKTNASLISIVQRFSDITIMFAGLWLVCKVNALPFFYMHLLMALATLVVFQMIGGMTDFYRSWRGVRMMTELTLLLQNWTLSIVFSAGLMSFNSDFDVTFSLYLTWYLLTSLGLMFSRAVIRFGAGWMRNLGYNTRRVAVAGDMPMGQALLDGFRNEPWLGFDVVGVYYDPKPGGIDTGWAGNLEQLVEDARSGKIHNVYIAMSMDDAACIKKLVRDLADTTCSVILIPDVFTFNILHSRIEEVNGVPIVPLYDTPLSGVNRILKRLEDIVLSSLILLLISPVLLAISVAVKMSSPGPIIFRQTRYGMDGKPIKVWKFRSMKVMENDKVVTQATQNDPRVTKVGSFLRRTSLDELPQFINVLTGGMSIVGPRPHAVAHNEQYRALIEGYMLRHKVKPGITGWAQINGWRGETDTLEKMEKRIEFDLEYIREWSLWFDIKIVFLTIFKGFVNKAAY; translated from the coding sequence ATGACAAATCTAAAAAAGCGCGACCGGGCCAAAACGAATGCATCGTTAATCTCTATCGTGCAGCGATTCTCAGACATCACCATCATGTTTGCTGGGTTATGGTTGGTGTGTAAAGTCAATGCGTTGCCGTTTTTCTACATGCATCTGCTGATGGCGCTGGCCACGCTGGTTGTATTCCAGATGATCGGCGGCATGACCGATTTTTACCGCTCCTGGCGCGGCGTCAGAATGATGACCGAACTGACGCTACTGTTGCAGAACTGGACGCTAAGTATCGTCTTTAGCGCCGGTTTGATGTCGTTTAACTCGGACTTTGATGTCACCTTCTCGCTCTATCTTACCTGGTATCTGTTAACCAGCCTTGGACTGATGTTTAGCCGGGCGGTGATCCGCTTCGGTGCGGGATGGATGCGTAATCTCGGCTATAACACCCGCCGCGTCGCGGTGGCTGGCGATATGCCGATGGGGCAGGCGCTGCTCGACGGTTTCCGTAATGAGCCTTGGTTGGGCTTCGATGTTGTTGGCGTCTATTACGATCCGAAACCGGGCGGCATTGATACTGGCTGGGCAGGCAACCTTGAGCAGCTGGTTGAAGATGCCCGCAGCGGCAAGATCCATAACGTCTACATTGCGATGTCGATGGATGATGCTGCCTGCATCAAAAAACTGGTACGCGATCTGGCAGATACCACCTGTTCGGTGATCCTGATTCCGGATGTCTTCACCTTCAACATTCTGCATTCACGCATTGAAGAGGTGAACGGCGTTCCGATTGTACCGCTGTACGATACGCCGCTCTCGGGGGTGAACCGCATCCTGAAACGCCTGGAAGATATTGTGCTCTCGTCGCTGATTCTGCTGCTGATTTCACCGGTGCTGCTGGCCATCTCCGTGGCGGTGAAGATGAGCTCACCGGGGCCGATCATTTTCCGCCAGACGCGCTACGGCATGGATGGTAAGCCGATCAAAGTGTGGAAGTTCCGCTCGATGAAGGTGATGGAGAACGACAAAGTGGTGACCCAGGCGACGCAGAACGATCCGCGCGTCACCAAAGTGGGCAGCTTCCTGCGCCGTACCTCCCTTGATGAACTGCCGCAGTTTATCAATGTGCTCACCGGTGGGATGTCGATTGTCGGCCCGCGTCCTCACGCCGTTGCGCATAACGAGCAGTATCGTGCGCTGATCGAGGGCTACATGCTGCGTCATAAAGTAAAACCAGGTATTACCGGCTGGGCGCAGATTAACGGCTGGCGCGGCGAGACCGACACGCTGGAAAAAATGGAAAAACGCATTGAGTTCGATCTCGAGTACATCCGCGAATGGAGCCTGTGGTTCGATATCAAGATCGTTTTTCTGACCATCTTTAAAGGCTTTGTCAACAAAGCGGCGTATTAA
- the cpsG gene encoding colanic acid biosynthesis phosphomannomutase CpsG translates to MEKLTCFKAYDIRGKLGEELNEDIAWRIGRAYGEYLKPQTIVLGGDVRQTSEALKLALAKGLQDAGVDVLDIGLSGTEEIYFATFHLGVDGGIEVTASHNPMDYNGMKLVRKGARPISGDTGLRDVQRLAEANDFPPVNPEKRGSYKQISLRDDYIDHLLGYIDTANLKPLKLVINSGNGAAGPVIDAIEARFDALNVPVSFIKVHNEPDGTFPHGIPNPLLPECRDDTRNAVIEHQADMGIAFDGDFDRCFLFDDKGQFIEGYYIVGLLAEAFLEKHPGAKIIHDPRLSWNTVDVVGRAGGTPVMSKTGHAFIKERMREEDAIYGGEMSAHHYFRDFAYCDSGMIPWLLVTELLCLKGKTLAELVGDRMVAFPASGEINSKLADPVSAIKRVEDRYAPEALEVDYTDGISIAFADWRFNLRSSNTEPVVRLNVESRHDVALMEARTQEILALLNQ, encoded by the coding sequence ATGGAAAAATTAACCTGTTTTAAAGCTTACGATATTCGCGGAAAGCTGGGCGAAGAGCTGAATGAAGATATTGCCTGGCGTATTGGCCGCGCCTACGGGGAGTACCTGAAGCCGCAGACCATCGTGCTCGGCGGCGATGTGCGCCAGACCAGCGAAGCGCTGAAGCTGGCATTAGCTAAAGGCTTGCAGGACGCCGGTGTGGACGTACTGGATATCGGGCTGTCAGGTACCGAAGAGATCTATTTCGCCACCTTCCATCTCGGCGTTGACGGCGGTATCGAAGTGACCGCCAGCCACAACCCGATGGACTACAACGGCATGAAACTGGTGCGCAAAGGCGCGCGCCCGATCAGCGGCGACACCGGCCTGCGCGACGTGCAGCGTCTGGCCGAAGCCAATGACTTCCCACCGGTTAACCCGGAAAAACGCGGCAGCTACAAGCAAATCTCCCTGCGCGATGACTATATCGACCATCTGCTCGGCTACATCGACACCGCTAACCTCAAGCCGCTGAAACTGGTGATCAACTCCGGTAATGGTGCGGCAGGCCCGGTGATCGACGCCATTGAAGCGCGCTTCGACGCGCTGAACGTGCCGGTGAGCTTTATCAAAGTGCACAACGAGCCGGATGGCACCTTCCCACACGGTATTCCTAACCCGCTGCTGCCCGAGTGCCGCGACGACACCCGCAATGCGGTGATTGAGCATCAGGCAGATATGGGCATCGCCTTTGACGGCGACTTCGACCGCTGCTTCCTGTTCGACGACAAGGGCCAGTTTATCGAGGGTTACTACATCGTTGGCCTGCTGGCAGAAGCGTTCCTCGAAAAGCACCCTGGCGCGAAAATCATTCACGACCCGCGCCTCTCCTGGAACACCGTTGACGTAGTTGGCCGCGCAGGCGGCACGCCGGTGATGTCGAAAACCGGCCACGCCTTTATTAAAGAGCGCATGCGCGAAGAGGACGCCATTTACGGCGGCGAGATGAGCGCGCACCACTACTTCCGCGATTTCGCCTACTGCGACAGCGGCATGATCCCGTGGCTGCTGGTTACGGAACTGCTGTGCCTGAAGGGCAAAACCCTGGCCGAGTTGGTGGGCGATCGCATGGTGGCTTTCCCGGCGAGCGGCGAGATCAACAGCAAGCTGGCGGATCCAGTCAGCGCAATCAAACGCGTTGAAGATCGCTACGCACCGGAGGCACTGGAGGTGGATTACACCGATGGCATCAGCATCGCTTTTGCCGACTGGCGCTTTAACCTGCGCTCCTCTAACACCGAGCCAGTCGTGCGTCTGAATGTCGAATCCCGACATGATGTGGCGTTGATGGAGGCGCGAACGCAGGAAATTCTGGCGCTGTTGAATCAGTAA